The genomic segment ATATTGAAACCCGTTATACTCGCGGGCGGATTGACGCCGGCTAATGTCCGGCAAGCTATAAAAGAGGTCGCGCCGTTCGGCGTAGATGTCTCTACCGGGGTCGAGGCCTCGCCGGGAAAGAAAGATATCGGATTGATGAAAAAGTTCGTGGAGAACGTGAGGAGAGAAGATTGAAGCTACCTGACAATAGAGGTTATTACGACGGTTTCGGCGGCAAGTTCGTGCCTGAGACCCTGATGGCGGCGCTCGGTGAGCTCGACAGGGAATATAGCCGCGCAAGGAGCGACAAGCGCTTCAGGAGCGAGTTTGTCAATTACTTAAGGGAATATGCAGGCAGGCCTACCGTATTATATTTCGCTAAGAGACTTACGGAAAAAGCGGGGGGAGCTAAGATATATCTTAAGCGGGAAGATATGCTCCATACAGGCGCTCATAAGATTAATAACACTTTGGGGCAGGCGCTCCTTGCTGTAAGGATGGGCAAGCCGCGCATAATAGCCGAGACAGGCGCCGGACAACACGGTGTCGCTACGGCTACGGTTGCGGCCCTGTTCGGTCTTAAATGCGAGATATTCATGGGCGAGGAAGACATTAAACGTCAGGCGATAAACGTATTCAAGATGAGGATGCTGGGGGCGAAGGTCAATCCGGTCGCTTCCGGTTCCAGGACATTGAAAGACGCGATGAACGAGGCTATGAGGGACTGGGTGACGAATGTCCGCTCGACATATTATGTGATCGGTTCTGTGGCAGGACCGCACCCTTACCCGATGATGGTCAGGGATTTCCAGTCTATCATAGGAACTGAGGCGCGAAAGCAGATACTGGGTAAAGAGGGGC from the Candidatus Omnitrophota bacterium genome contains:
- the trpB gene encoding tryptophan synthase subunit beta, with the translated sequence MKLPDNRGYYDGFGGKFVPETLMAALGELDREYSRARSDKRFRSEFVNYLREYAGRPTVLYFAKRLTEKAGGAKIYLKREDMLHTGAHKINNTLGQALLAVRMGKPRIIAETGAGQHGVATATVAALFGLKCEIFMGEEDIKRQAINVFKMRMLGAKVNPVASGSRTLKDAMNEAMRDWVTNVRSTYYVIGSVAGPHPYPMMVRDFQSIIGTEARKQILGKEGRLPDHVVACVGGGSNAMGIFYSFIKDKVALTGVEAAGFGLGTGKHAATLCKGSVGVLHGSKSYLLQDADGQIKIAHSISAGLDYPGVGPEHSYLKAFGRAKYAAVTDKQALEGFRMLTELEGIIPALESSHALYYATRLAKRLSRNKVIIVCLSGRGDKDIDIVRGVL